The following proteins are encoded in a genomic region of Longimicrobium sp.:
- a CDS encoding DUF3800 domain-containing protein, with protein MYVDESGDAGVINSPTRYFVLTGLVVHELRWRAVLDRLIQFRQDMKARHGLKLREEIHAAHFINNPGNLVRIKRHDRLSIIRDYADALASIPDLNILNVVVDKQGKGLSYGVFENAWRTLIQRLENTISYRNFRGPANTDDRAIILPDNTDNKRLQALLRKLRAYNPIPNQGGGGYRNLPMVQIIEDPVFKDSEHSYFVQSADLAAFLLYQELAPNGYMRKKSGQHYFNRLQAILCTQAARNDPRGIVRL; from the coding sequence ATGTACGTGGACGAAAGCGGGGATGCCGGAGTGATCAACTCACCCACGCGATACTTCGTCCTCACCGGCTTGGTGGTGCACGAGCTACGATGGCGGGCGGTCTTAGATCGCTTGATCCAGTTTCGCCAGGATATGAAGGCGAGGCACGGACTCAAACTTCGGGAAGAGATCCATGCGGCACACTTCATCAACAACCCGGGCAACCTCGTTCGCATCAAAAGACACGATCGTCTCTCAATCATCCGGGATTACGCCGACGCCCTGGCTTCGATTCCGGACTTGAACATCCTCAACGTCGTGGTAGACAAGCAGGGGAAGGGATTGAGTTACGGCGTGTTCGAGAATGCGTGGAGGACGCTGATCCAGCGCCTCGAAAATACGATCTCGTATCGCAACTTCCGCGGCCCGGCTAACACGGACGACCGTGCGATAATCCTACCGGACAACACCGACAACAAACGCCTGCAAGCCCTCTTGCGGAAGCTCCGCGCATACAACCCCATCCCGAATCAGGGCGGTGGTGGGTACCGCAACCTTCCGATGGTGCAGATCATCGAAGACCCCGTGTTCAAGGACTCAGAGCACTCCTATTTCGTGCAGTCCGCTGATTTAGCGGCGTTCCTTTTATACCAGGAACTCGCCCCGAATGGGTACATGCGGAAGAAATCTGGTCAGCACTATTTCAATCGACTTCAGGCGATATTGTGTACACAAGCGGCCCGCAACGATCCGCGGGGTATCGTAAGGCTCTGA